Proteins found in one Bremerella volcania genomic segment:
- a CDS encoding glycosyltransferase produces MEADQRERDERAMVELINSVLESFQQPQIQRIGQIYAEMDANLLTTFSELDHYPHRVGNSVYLGPWSGSVLKANDADHNLPVDMPEGKKTKIFAYLKPSRAVPELLRWISGQGFSALVVGDGIDKNKLEPILSDNVRIHTSALPIETVRRWCDVAILNASHGTTCDLLMAGKPLLQIPLAFEQEILARRTVDMGAALDASPEQPRQAIQQLSALIGSASHAREAQAFAERHHDFDPINAFEECIRQIQTLI; encoded by the coding sequence ATGGAAGCCGATCAACGTGAGCGAGATGAACGGGCCATGGTCGAGCTTATCAACTCGGTCCTCGAAAGTTTTCAACAGCCTCAGATTCAGCGGATTGGCCAAATTTATGCAGAGATGGATGCGAACCTTCTTACCACTTTTTCTGAGTTGGATCATTATCCACATCGTGTCGGCAACAGCGTGTACCTGGGGCCCTGGTCAGGTAGCGTGTTGAAAGCGAACGACGCTGATCACAACTTGCCGGTAGATATGCCCGAAGGAAAAAAAACGAAGATTTTCGCGTACCTGAAGCCATCCAGGGCAGTGCCCGAGTTGCTACGCTGGATCAGCGGACAAGGGTTTTCGGCCTTGGTTGTAGGAGATGGTATCGATAAGAACAAACTCGAGCCGATACTCTCTGACAATGTGCGAATACATACAAGCGCATTACCGATCGAAACGGTACGGCGATGGTGCGACGTAGCGATTCTCAACGCAAGCCATGGCACGACATGTGACTTGTTGATGGCTGGCAAACCATTATTGCAGATTCCACTGGCCTTTGAGCAAGAAATCCTTGCCCGGCGAACGGTCGATATGGGTGCTGCCCTGGATGCATCGCCTGAACAGCCGCGTCAGGCAATTCAACAACTAAGTGCGCTGATTGGCTCGGCCTCGCACGCAAGAGAAGCACAAGCATTCGCTGAGCGTCATCATGACTTCGACCCCATAAATGCCTTCGAGGAATGCATCCGTCAGATTCAAACCCTAATCTAG
- a CDS encoding ISAs1 family transposase, whose amino-acid sequence MSSRSPVSLQECFADLTDPRTRKVTYPLTNIVTIALCAVMSGADDFVAIADWAEMKKEWLGKFLDLSSGIPSHDRFNAILASLNPAEFEKCLLTWITALHEITDGQIIAIDGKTLRRSFDKASSKAAIHMVSAWATANHVSLGQVVTDAKSNEITAIPKLLEIVEVSGSLVTIDAQGCQQDIAQKIVDQGADYCLAVKRNQPTLHDSIEDFFVAQQESNFKRAKVHRHETHEKGHGREESRSYYICPVNDEIITRDRWSNLRAIGMTINIVKQGGNETSEVRYYILSKYLSGKRFAEAVRGHWGIENSLHWQLDVTFGEDQSRIRKGHADANFSLLRRTSLSLLKNNKTAKVGVKNKRLKCGWGDDYRMEVLLGR is encoded by the coding sequence ATGTCGTCACGTTCGCCTGTTTCCCTTCAAGAGTGCTTTGCCGATCTGACCGATCCGCGGACTCGCAAGGTGACTTATCCGTTAACGAATATCGTGACCATCGCGCTGTGTGCGGTGATGAGTGGGGCGGATGATTTTGTGGCTATCGCCGACTGGGCCGAGATGAAGAAGGAGTGGCTGGGTAAGTTCCTTGATTTGAGTTCCGGCATCCCTTCGCACGATCGCTTTAATGCGATCTTGGCTTCGCTGAATCCGGCTGAGTTTGAGAAGTGTTTGCTGACTTGGATCACCGCCTTACACGAAATCACCGACGGGCAGATCATCGCGATTGACGGCAAGACGCTGCGGCGGAGTTTCGACAAGGCCAGCAGCAAGGCGGCCATTCACATGGTCAGTGCCTGGGCGACTGCCAATCATGTGAGTCTCGGCCAGGTAGTAACCGACGCGAAGAGCAACGAGATCACCGCCATTCCCAAACTGCTTGAAATCGTCGAGGTTTCCGGCAGTTTAGTGACGATTGACGCTCAAGGTTGCCAACAGGACATCGCTCAGAAGATCGTCGACCAGGGAGCCGATTATTGCCTGGCCGTGAAGCGCAATCAGCCGACCCTCCACGATTCGATCGAAGATTTTTTTGTCGCGCAGCAGGAAAGCAATTTCAAGCGAGCCAAAGTACACCGTCACGAAACGCACGAGAAAGGGCATGGTCGCGAGGAGTCGCGTTCCTATTATATCTGCCCTGTGAACGACGAGATCATCACACGAGATCGTTGGTCGAACTTGAGGGCGATCGGGATGACGATCAATATCGTGAAGCAAGGCGGGAACGAGACGAGCGAGGTGCGATACTATATCCTGAGCAAGTACCTTTCCGGCAAGCGTTTCGCCGAGGCCGTTCGCGGTCATTGGGGCATTGAAAACAGCCTGCACTGGCAACTGGACGTGACGTTCGGTGAAGATCAATCTCGCATCCGCAAAGGGCACGCCGACGCCAACTTTAGCCTGCTACGAAGGACGAGCCTGAGCCTGCTGAAGAACAACAAGACAGCCAAGGTCGGCGTGAAGAACAAACGATTAAAATGCGGCTGGGGCGATGACTACCGCATGGAAGTCCTGCTGGGACGGTGA
- a CDS encoding sulfotransferase family protein encodes MAQSPWVPAPPRKSTAYQPPIYIDLEIKVERTMPHQGKIFGIGLSRTGTKSLATALNLLGIKTMWYPQDQTTYRELMTAHYRLTVLEEYQALTDTPVVPFYPQFDQEYPGSKFVLTIRDKESWLRSCEKHWQNSTFPPQEVPFWRKYASFIDLCVYGCNAFNASRFSYVYDRHVEGVQSYFHNRPDDLLIMNICGGEGYDRLCEFLDYQLPENSEFPKVNDFNANLLH; translated from the coding sequence ATGGCGCAATCGCCGTGGGTACCAGCCCCACCTAGAAAATCAACTGCTTATCAACCCCCCATTTATATCGACTTGGAAATAAAGGTAGAGCGAACCATGCCTCATCAGGGTAAGATCTTTGGAATCGGCCTAAGTCGAACTGGAACGAAAAGCCTTGCGACAGCCCTGAATCTCCTGGGAATCAAAACAATGTGGTATCCCCAGGATCAAACAACCTACCGAGAATTGATGACGGCTCATTATCGCCTCACGGTTCTCGAGGAGTACCAGGCACTTACCGATACGCCAGTAGTTCCTTTCTACCCTCAATTCGATCAAGAATACCCTGGCAGCAAGTTCGTACTTACTATCCGCGATAAAGAGTCGTGGCTTCGATCGTGCGAGAAGCACTGGCAGAACTCTACGTTTCCACCACAGGAAGTGCCCTTCTGGAGAAAGTACGCGAGTTTTATTGATCTTTGCGTCTACGGCTGTAATGCCTTCAATGCAAGTAGGTTTTCCTATGTTTACGATCGCCACGTTGAAGGCGTCCAGAGCTACTTTCACAATCGTCCCGATGACTTACTGATCATGAACATATGCGGCGGAGAAGGTTACGACCGACTCTGTGAATTCCTAGACTATCAGCTTCCAGAGAATAGCGAGTTTCCAAAGGTCAACGATTTTAACGCAAATCTGCTCCACTGA